The Oncorhynchus kisutch isolate 150728-3 linkage group LG20, Okis_V2, whole genome shotgun sequence genome has a segment encoding these proteins:
- the LOC109865807 gene encoding phosphoinositide 3-kinase regulatory subunit 5-like, which produces MQHTSCTEDRIQHALDRCLDGLRPSPTAPHPWNVLMCSAGQSMNRWSLEELVKRDPENFLILLQQVLRKTREVQDQCQYELVAPLAIMFSSTLLQTPFCPPATELLEEACEVFGCFLTWPEPYCSVCKGLLSTLHQELKAPGISYHRLVREEQGLATSKHRSKTMTVLLMNPSEVPPEFLSVADQLSSIQRSQRETYVNLVKHAYQATLGTKYPLASIHKALQVKSLEELAEIFSMVTDVLETAAAMDDPAKGRDHVTQGLEGLRERIGVPASNGRKSDGMLQTLPLPTAKCYMFHWDKDNFDILNTILENEHDLTGFQTSSGQGDGEDEEEEEEEEEEGAEFDLEEEEGEKEEGEEEFVSAMSMYNCCSVDHRASTFSTVSSLSTASKDSMYSTLSLASGSYAPSVLSVTSGIDSDFYEDTEDATSSPSPLERSPSSGKSTKASARLSQHFSRFFKTKTQSLTRAKSLGSPDAKDLVAVRSKRSNSLPQQVHLVSPDSLFQTPCTPQALKHVCFRRRPILSSDEEGNCNSTTLRVVVFGADHVAGKVARAYSNLRQRENACPSLSRAFRLQFFFVPVKRDGVVRCPSPGGQSASPRRGSTELNNLGTEDSTNDIARFIGMLDPWYERNTLSLLSLPASVVCQQTSKIESDLYDSSYEDRLPILADLVLYYCRHAARPALMQLYQAEMMLAGGERRTEVFIHSLELGHTAGTRAIKAMGAASKRFGIDGDREAVPLMLEVVYNRVVISGRSQWTKKDKVCTSINLTKACKNPEELDSKMECLQLTMTEVLKRQNSNKSKKGYNQQLSVTEVKVDKVQVSGTGNTTFAVCLDQDEKKIFQGVTRCEVSVCYKPDSSTDWRLGQGLSAQIQPLHPTFCSLLCLPIATFSGAQP; this is translated from the exons ATGCAGCACACGTCGTGTACTGAGGACCGGATCCAGCATGCTCTGGACCGATGTCTGGATGGGCTCAGACCCAGCCCCACGGCGCCACATCCCTGGAACG TCCTGATGTGCTCGGCGGGCCAGTCGATGAACCGCTGGAGTCTGGAGGAATTGGTGAAGAGAGACCCAGAGAACTTCCTCATCCTCCTGCAGCAGGTCCTCAGGAAGACCCGAGAG gtccaggatcagtgtcagtatgAGCTCGTGGCTCCCCTCGCTATCatgttctcctccactctgttacag ACCCCCTTCTGTCCCCCTGCCACGGAGCTGCTGGAGGAGGCCTGTGAGGTGTTTGGCTGTTTCCTGACTTGGCCAGAGCCTTACTGTAGCGTGTGTAAAGGACTGCTCTCCACCTTACACCAGGAGCTCAAGGCCCCAG GCATTTCCTATCACAGACTGGTGAGAGAAGAGCAAGGCCTGGCCACTTCAAAACATCGCTCAAAAACAAT GACGGTTCTGTTGATGAACCCTAGTGAGGTGCCTCCTGAGTTCCTGTCTGTAGCAGACCAACTGAGTAGTATCCAACGgtctcagagagagacatacgTCAACCTGGTCAAACATGCCTACCAGGCTACCCTGGGCACCAAGTACCCCCTGGCCAGCATCCACAAAGCCCTGCAG GTCAAGAGTCTAGAGGAGCTGGCGGAGATCTTCTCCATGGTAACCGACGTCCTGGAGACGGCCGCTGCCATGGACGACCCAGCGAAAGGCCGTGATCATGTGACCCAGGGCCTggaggggctgagggagaggatAGGCGTCCCAGCGTCCAATGGCAGGAAGTCTGACG GAATGTTGCAAACTCTACCACTGCCCACAGCCAAGTGCTACATGTTTCACTGGGACAAGGACAACTTTG ATATCCTCAACACCATCCTGGAGAACGAGCATGACCTAACCGGCTTCCAGACCTCCAGTGGTCAGGGTGACGgcgaagatgaggaggaggaggaggaggaggaggaagaaggggcAGAGTTCGacctggaggaggaagagggagagaaggaagaaggagaggaggagtttGTCTCCGCCATGTCTATGTACAACTGCTGCAGTGTGGACCACCGAGCCTCTACCTTCTCCACCGTCTCCTCACTCTCCACTGCCTCTAAAGACTCCATGTACTCCACCTTGTCCTTGGCCTCCGGATCCTACGCCCCCTCCGTTCTCTCAGTCACTTCCGGCATCGACAGCGACTTCTACGAAGACACCGAGGACGCCACCTCCAGCCCCTCCCCTTTGGAACGGAGCCCATCATCCGGCAAGTCAACCAAAGCTTCGGCTCGTCTGAGCCAGCACTTCTCCCGTTTCTTCAAGACAAAGACGCAGTCCCTGACCAGAGCCAAGAGCCTCGGCAGCCCAGATGCTAAGGACTTGGTCGCGGTTCGTTCAAAGCGCTCCAACTCTCTCCCGCAGCAGGTGCACCTAGTCAGCCCAGACTCTTTGTTCCAGACCCCCTGTACCCCCCAGGCCCTCAAGCACGTGTGCTTCCGCCGGAGGCCTATCCTGAGCAGTGATGAGGAGGGTAACTGTAATTCCACTACCCTGAGGGTGGTAGTATTCGGGGCTGATCACGTGGCGGGCAAGGTGGCGAGAGCCTATAGTAACCTACGCCAGAGAGAGAACGCTTGCCCGAGCCTCAGCAGAGCCTTCCGGCTGCAGTTCTTCTTTGTGCCCGTGAAGAGGGATGGTGTTGTGAGGTGCCCTAGCCCCGGAGGCCAGTCGGCTAGCCCACGGAGAGGAAGTACA GAGCTCAACAATCTGGGCACAGAAGACAGCACTAACGACATAGCCCGTTTCATTGGTATGCTGGACCCCTGGTACGAACGCAACACCTTGAGCCTGCTCAGTCTACCAGCCAGTGTGGTGTGTCAG CAAACCTCTAAGATAGAGTCCGATTTGTATGATAGTTCCTATGAGGATCGTCTGCCCATCCTGGCTGACCTGGTGTTGTACTACTGTCGCCATGCCGCCAGGCCTGCACTGATGCAGCTCTACCAAGCTGAG ATGATGTTAGCTGGAGgcgagaggaggacagaggtttTCATTCACTCCCTAGAGCTGGGCCACACCGCGGGTACACGAGCCATCAAGGCTATGG GTGCAGCGAGCAAGAGGTTTGGGATCGATGGCGACCGGGAGGCAGTCCCTCTGATGTTAGAGGTGGTTTACAACAGG GTGGTCATCAGTGGGAGAAGTCAATGGACGAAGAAAGACAAAGTTTGCACCTCCATCAACCTGACCAAAGCCTGCAAGAATCCAGAGGAACTAG ATTCAAAGATGGAGTGCTTGCAGTTGACAATGACAGAAGTACTGAAAAGGCAGAACTCAAACAAATCTAAGAAAGGCTACAATCAG CAACTGAGCGTTACTGAGGTGAAGGTGGACAAGGTGCAGGTCAGTGGGACTGGTAACACCACCTTCGCTGTGTGTCTGGACCAGGATGAGAAGAAGATCTTCCAGGGTGTCACCag gtgTGAGGTGTCTGTATGCTACAAGCCTGACAGCTCTACAGACTGGAGGTTAGGCCAGGGCCTGTCCGCCCAGATCCAGCCTCTCCACCCCACCTTCTGCTCACTCCTCTGCCTGCCCATAGCCACCTTCAGTGGGGCACAGCCCTGA